A genomic window from Silene latifolia isolate original U9 population chromosome Y, ASM4854445v1, whole genome shotgun sequence includes:
- the LOC141629778 gene encoding uncharacterized protein LOC141629778: protein MANCTVRKVLVDTGSSVNLIMLKTIENMGFSEKNLQKKTIPLVGFSGETANSLGEIVIPTYTGGVNKQVRYLVIDGPSTYNVILRRPWLHLMKTVPSIYHKCVKFPTPWGVKTIRGDQEEARGCCKKALKCTAIPPA from the coding sequence atggccaattgcacagttagaaaggtttTGGTAGATACTGGTAGCTCGGTCAATCTAATCATgttgaaaaccatagaaaacatgggattcagcgagaagaaCTTGCAGAAGAAAACCATCCCgctggtagggttcagtggagagaCAGCTAACTCATTGGGAGAAATTGTGATCCCAACCTATACAGGAGGAGTTAATAAACAGGTAAGGTACTTGGTCATAGATGGACCATCTACCTACAATGTTATCCTTAGAAGACCATGGTTACATCTAATGAAAACAGTCCCCTCAATATATCATAAATGTGTAAAGTTCCCTACACCATGGGGAGTGAAAACAATCCGAGGagaccaggaggaagctagaggctgctgcAAGAAGGCGTTAAAGTGCACTGCCATCcctccagcatag